The uncultured Mailhella sp. genome segment CCCGGAACTTTCGCCCTTTCCGGCATACCAGATGACCGCCGTCACGGCCTCGGCTCCGCGCAGGCCCTCCGGATGATCGTGCGTCACGCGGGTAACCCGATCGGCCATGTCCAGCGCGTCCTCCAGCGAAGCGGCCGCCCACGCGCACGGGCTCACCCTCATGCCCGAACCGTTGCCGAAGCTCCCGTAGGGCTGCGGATGTTCGCTCATGAGCCAGCGGGAAAAGCGACCGCCGTAACAGCCGCGAGCCCAGCGTCTGCCGAAGGCCTGCATGGACTCCACGGCATGACGCGAAAGACTTTCCCTGTCTCCGTCGCTTTTCAGCAAGGCGTCGGCCACGGCCAGCGTCATCACGCTGTCGTCCGTCACGCGGCATTCCGGCGTCAGAAGCTGAAAATGCTTGCTCTTGCAGTTGCGCCATTCAAAACGGGATCCCGCAATATCGCCGATAATCGCTCCGATCATGTTTTCGTGCTCCTTGTTTCCGGCAAAACACCCCTCACAAACAACGCAGACGCCGCCGACAATCCCGCGGCGCGCCATCTCTCCGACCTTCGCCGCATCCGGCAGGCGCGGACGATTGACAAGGCGCGCGCCTTCTTTCAGAACAGACTCCATCCACAACCCTGTTTCAGGAGAACGCCATGCGACGCCACGACAGAGAATGCTGCGAACAGAGTTTTTTCACCGATCTGCTTGGTCGGGCCGACGTCATGACTCTGGCCTTTCACGCCGGAGAATTTCCGTACGTCATTCCGGTCAACTTCGTGTACATGAACAACGCCGTCTATGTTCACTGCGCCACGGAAGGCCGCAAGCTGGACTGCCTCACAAAGAACCCCTGCACGGGGTTTTCCGTGCATGAAGTTCTCGGCATCGACAGGGAACAGGCGACGACCCGATATCTGAGCCTTTACGGCGAAGGCCGCGCCGCCCTTGTTGAAGACGACGAGGAAAAACAGGCTGCTCTGGCGGCTCTGGCCAAAAAATACCGGAGCCGCTGCACGCTGCCCGTTCCCGCAGACATGCTGTCGCGCACCGCCGTGATCAGAATCAGCATCGTTTCCATGAACGGCAAGAAAAATCTTCCCCCGGAACACGCCGACTGAACGCATCAGACAGCGATTTTTGCAAAACGAACGTCGATGATTCGTGCGTCCGATTTGCAAAAATCGTCATGAAAACAACGCGTTGCTACAGGCAGGCGTTTCCGGCAGGCCGCGTCTCACGCGACCTGAGACAAAGAAACGCCGCCTGCCCCATCCTTGTGCCGCAACGGCAGCGGCGCCGCACTCTACGCCTGACCGCACAGCGCCTGCATGAGCTCGGTCACCTTGGCGCGAAGCGCCCGGCCGGCTTCCGTGTCGGCCACGGAGCCGTCCTGCGCAAAGGCGTCGGAATAGGCGTTGGAAAAAATTTCCGGCTTGTTCAGCACGCGCAGATCAAGATACACGCACGTCTGACGCAGATGATACTGCGCCCGGGACGTGCCCATGCCGCCGCCGGCTCCCATCAGGGCCGCCTTTTTCCCGGCCATGATGTTCCCCTTCTCCCGGGAAGCCCAGTCCAGCGCGTTCT includes the following:
- a CDS encoding ADP-ribosylglycohydrolase family protein, whose translation is MIGAIIGDIAGSRFEWRNCKSKHFQLLTPECRVTDDSVMTLAVADALLKSDGDRESLSRHAVESMQAFGRRWARGCYGGRFSRWLMSEHPQPYGSFGNGSGMRVSPCAWAAASLEDALDMADRVTRVTHDHPEGLRGAEAVTAVIWYAGKGESSGAIRKIVEESWYRLDFTLDEIRDDYGFDVSCQGSVPQAIEAFLEAESVEDAVRNAVSLGGDSDTIAAMAGSMAEARFGVPADLRAQALSYLDAPLVDVLERFERRFPVSFPAAPSV
- a CDS encoding pyridoxamine 5'-phosphate oxidase family protein; its protein translation is MRRHDRECCEQSFFTDLLGRADVMTLAFHAGEFPYVIPVNFVYMNNAVYVHCATEGRKLDCLTKNPCTGFSVHEVLGIDREQATTRYLSLYGEGRAALVEDDEEKQAALAALAKKYRSRCTLPVPADMLSRTAVIRISIVSMNGKKNLPPEHAD
- a CDS encoding NAD(P)H-dependent oxidoreductase, with the protein product MSEKRFLGICGSLRASSRNMGLLRCAAQVMPEGATLEIADISELPFYAEDREKTPAVNAFLDQVKLADGFVLAVPEYNYSVAPALKNALDWASREKGNIMAGKKAALMGAGGGMGTSRAQYHLRQTCVYLDLRVLNKPEIFSNAYSDAFAQDGSVADTEAGRALRAKVTELMQALCGQA